A region from the Triticum aestivum cultivar Chinese Spring chromosome 3D, IWGSC CS RefSeq v2.1, whole genome shotgun sequence genome encodes:
- the LOC123075934 gene encoding uncharacterized protein — protein MEVYKLDGEASATTEKTRWMKKDGGSLAERVLFLGSPNTFAIDTSLLGGHGGCAYFVYPNGKAFPRNGYAMPIDQYGVFRYNLIENKVKLIERLPQGWYEEKCTWLIPQPAMAQIQEITKRSLETHDKMQQKQQITSPTCIINIERHY, from the exons ATGGAGGTATACAAGCTAGATGGGGAGGCGTCAGCAACAACGGAAAAGACACGGTGGATGAAAAAGGACGGTGGTAGCTTGGCCGAACGTGTGCTGTTCCTGGGGTCGCCCAACACCTTTGCGATCGACACCTCCCTGCTCGGTGGCCATGGAGGTTGCGCCTACTTTGTCTACCCCAACGGTAAGGCCTTTCCACGTAATGGTTATGCTATGCCAATCGACCAATATGGCGTGTTCAGATACAACCTCATTGAAAACAAGGTCAAGCTCATTGAGCGGCTACCCCAAGGATGGTATGAAGAGAAGTGCACTTGGCTCATCCCACAGCCTGCCATGGCTCAAATTCAG GAAATTACTAAAAGGTCTCTCGAGACTCATGATAAGATGCAGCAAAAGCAGCAGATTACGAGCCCAACATGCATCATTAACATCGAGAGACATTATTGA